One genomic region from Camelus bactrianus isolate YW-2024 breed Bactrian camel chromosome 3, ASM4877302v1, whole genome shotgun sequence encodes:
- the CEP72 gene encoding centrosomal protein of 72 kDa isoform X7 has translation MWGCHSFRFISCPFFIHMHCAPALEWLVCLTREVLVLVGSEVAHGRRVGTCGSLVREEGRTWLPWTAMPSVWWHRAPGRAAAPQPLLQPHLLAGRAVPAPCAARALGRGLPAEPRGEERARLPPLHGAPAPGAPAAGGLRSEPGVAAHPLGIRIQHLWETRCSLQSPALLYLLAQSSGGCNGRLSPQGTEVLGAGGGSPGHALCGQTDDRPVRESEREASQLHFASEESLDSKQSFPTAFRVERPRHSRATCADPSAGKCLVMDTDDEAVLNLIAECEWDLSNPPGSTSSSQKEREVSFQGSQVESRRPLSPLSAQHQCGDSRRKGRGKTSGTRGVFTELRLQDPRCGEPPVQPFPPRPDSVDDKDPALSQKSSLSTQKVLNPLPAAEKHRKRRMPGGRFQAPADQECLSCLEAPDGPSSPEESLSRRNGSEAWSEGTFSHPVALGPGQQGPPSASGSGEVCPRRHLAAPPGKKATLEVLALEALLDLVDRYWSGCRSLHSNKVFLAQARHILSSVQEFTATQDSSTTVSEEISYLTLENKSLYGHLAELQQQHSVRMREVVSELGDTRREMDHLRQHLDRALEESSSLKSLLRSVKEAARSADPPATLSVHIAGAL, from the exons ATGTGGGGGTGTCACTCCTTTCGCTTTATCAGCTGCCCTTTCTTCATCCATATGCACTGTGCTCCGGCCCTTGAATGGCTTGTGTGCCTGACACGGGAGGTGCTTGTCCTGGTGGGGTCAGAAGTTGCTCATGGGCGGCGAGTGGGCACGTGTGGGAGCCTTGTGAGAGAGGAGGGCAGGACGTGGCTGCCCTGGACCGCGATGCCTTCAGTCTGGT GGCATCGAGCACCTGGTCGCGCTGCAGCGCCTCAGCCTCTACTACAACCTCATCTCCTCGCCGGCCGAGCTGTTCCGGCTCCGTGTGCTGCCCGCGCTCTCGGACGCGGACTTCCGGCTGAACCCCGTGGTGAAGAGCGAGCCCGGCTACCGCCTCTTCATGGTGCACCTGCTCCCGGGGCTCCGGCGGCTGG GGGCCTGAGGAGCGAGCCTGGTGTGGCCGCCCACCCTCTGGGAATCCGCATTCAGCATCTCTGGGAAACCAGGTGTAGCCTCCAGAGCCCAGCCTTGCTTTACCTGCTTGCCCAGTCCTCTGGGGGATGCAATGGCAGGCTCAGCCCCCAGGGGACAGAAGTCCTTGGAGCAGGGGGTGGCAGTCCTGGTCACGCATTGTGCGGCCAGACAG ATGACCGCCCTGTGAGGGAGAGTGAGCGGGAAGCATCCCAGCTGCATTTTGCTTCGGAGGAATCGCTGGACTCAAAGCAGAGCTTCCCAACTGCTTTCAGAGTCGAAAG ACCGCGCCACTCCAGAGCCACGTGCGCCGACCCCTCGGCCGGGAAGTGCTTGGTCATGGACACGGACGACGAGGCGGTCCTGAACCTCATTGCCGAGTGTGAGTGGGACCTGAGCAACCCTCCCGGGAGCACGAGCTCCAGCCAGAAGGAGCGAGAGGTCAGCTTCCAGGGCTCCCAAG TAGAGTCGCGGCGTCCGCTGAGCCCACTGTCGGCGCAGCACCAGTGTGGGGACTCCCGGAGGAAGGGCCGCGGGAAGACGAGCGGCACCAGGGGCGTGTTTACGGAGCTGCGGCTTCAGGACCCACGCTGCGGTGAGCCCCCTGTGCAGCCCTTCCCGCCTCGCCCCG ACTCCGTGGACGACAAGGACCCAGCCCTTTCTCAAAAGTCAAGTTTGTCGACACAGAAGGTGTTAAATCCATTGCCTGCTGCCGAAAAGCACAGGAAGCGAAGAATGCCTGGCGGGAGGTTCCAGGCACCTGCGGACCAGGAGTGTCTGAGCTGCCTGGAGGCACCCGACGGGCCCTCGAGCCCTGAGGAGAGTCTGAGCAGGAGGAATGGTTCTGAGGCGTGGAGCGAGGGGACCTTCTCTCACCCAGTGGCGTTGGGGCCCGGGCAGCAGGGGCCCCCCAGCGCAAGTGGCTCTGGAGAG GTGTGTCCTAGGCGGCACTTGGCCGCGCCGCCCGGGAAGAAGGCCACCCTGGAGGTACTGGCCCTGGAAGCCCTCCTCGACCTGGTGGACCGATACTGGAGTGGCTGCAGGTCCCTGCACAGCAACAAGGTGTTCCTTG CTCAGGCAAGACACATTTTGTCATCTGTTCAAGAATTCACAGCCACTCAGGACAGTTCCACAACTGTGAGTGAAGAGATCAGCTACCTGACTCTGGAAAATAAGTCCCTCTATGGCCACCTGGCCGAGCTGCAGCAACAGCACAGCGTGAGGATGCGCGAGGTGGTGTCGGAGCTCGGCGACACTCGGAGGGAGATG GACCACCTGAGGCAGCACCTGGACCGCGCACTggaggagagcagcagcctgAAGTCGCTCTTGCGCAGCGTGAAGGAGGCGGCGAGAAGCGCCGACCCACCGGCCACGCTGAGCGTGCATATCGCGG